In Pelosinus sp. UFO1, one genomic interval encodes:
- a CDS encoding ATP-binding protein, producing the protein MVKEDNFPQSLLEQSISDRLAYFEGITIAHPKLQEAHQKLMTSIMEPCGSSIILVYGPSGVGKSTLCQKSIQKIIESSKEKIVEDPGHVPVVNTEIVVPSFGKFDWRDYYIRCLQMLKDPVCERRNINLFDYPTIPKERRSEAELRRTLENSCIYRDPKAFLIDEAQHLSMIASGRKLGDQINYIKSLASTTKVVHVLFGTYELLPFRNLSGQLSRRNIDVHFPRYRADVSSEAKDFFQVVYTFQKKMPLLEEPNLVGHWQYLYERSVGCVGTLKLWLNKALQMALKEGATTVTLKHLEDRCLSVAQCDKMISDILEGETKLIELEENRDRLLMMLGLNNTNGANLEENKRKTNKRDVGLRSPVRDIVGR; encoded by the coding sequence ATGGTAAAGGAAGATAATTTTCCACAATCGCTTCTTGAGCAATCTATTAGTGATCGCCTCGCATACTTTGAAGGAATTACAATTGCTCATCCTAAATTACAAGAGGCTCATCAAAAACTTATGACAAGTATTATGGAACCTTGTGGGTCGTCAATAATATTAGTGTATGGGCCAAGTGGTGTGGGTAAATCAACTCTCTGTCAAAAGAGTATCCAGAAGATCATTGAGTCATCAAAAGAAAAAATAGTTGAAGATCCGGGACATGTTCCTGTAGTGAATACTGAGATTGTTGTTCCAAGCTTTGGAAAATTTGATTGGCGAGATTATTATATTAGATGTCTCCAGATGCTGAAAGATCCAGTATGCGAAAGAAGAAATATAAATTTATTCGATTACCCTACTATACCCAAAGAGCGTCGCAGCGAAGCTGAACTTCGAAGGACACTTGAAAATAGCTGTATATATCGAGATCCCAAAGCATTTCTAATTGATGAAGCGCAGCATTTGTCAATGATAGCTAGTGGAAGGAAATTGGGTGATCAGATTAACTACATAAAATCCTTAGCCAGCACTACTAAAGTTGTACATGTATTATTTGGTACATATGAATTGCTCCCATTCCGAAACTTAAGTGGACAGCTTAGTCGTCGTAATATTGATGTACATTTCCCACGATATCGAGCAGATGTTTCTAGTGAGGCAAAAGACTTTTTCCAGGTGGTATATACGTTTCAGAAAAAAATGCCGCTTCTGGAAGAACCAAACTTGGTTGGTCATTGGCAATACCTGTACGAACGTTCTGTAGGTTGCGTAGGTACATTGAAGTTATGGTTAAATAAGGCTTTGCAAATGGCATTAAAAGAAGGTGCAACAACGGTCACACTAAAGCATCTAGAAGATAGATGTTTGTCAGTAGCCCAGTGTGACAAAATGATCTCCGATATATTGGAGGGGGAAACTAAATTAATAGAACTAGAGGAAAATCGTGATCGATTATTAATGATGCTTGGATTGAACAATACTAACGGTGCCAATCTTGAAGAAAATAAACGAAAAACTAATAAGCGGGATGTTGGTCTTCGCAGTCCAGTGAGAGATATCGTTGGACGTTAG